One window of the Vicia villosa cultivar HV-30 ecotype Madison, WI unplaced genomic scaffold, Vvil1.0 ctg.002727F_1_1, whole genome shotgun sequence genome contains the following:
- the LOC131639646 gene encoding uncharacterized protein LOC131639646, giving the protein MIYGLVLFPNIPNFVDLTAICLFMDQNPVPTLLADTYYAVHSRYGTKGAVGGCLPLLYEWFISHLPKSGPFVTTRDSQKWPQRTMGLTANDIVWYHLGKGIEEVITRCGSFDNVPLIGTKGVINYNPRLALRQLGFALKDKPLDKEIFESVCFKKGADPEGLEKVRSAWNSIHTDDRTSLGGKNAIAKQAYTDWVKDRVKERLLPFPKVKPLYEQPPEVLTATVPAEDYTQVHVENIRLREKGEDAKIEYFLVNQKRAELAHEIIKKAIKEAEEKLKQKYREDLKACKLQLEKETKYQLRTMKKKLEDETTQRIAVETQLKGSHLRSARLTEENVKLRNQMANMENAPEKDYLPE; this is encoded by the exons atgatctatggtttggtgCTGTTCCCGAATATCCCGAATTTCGTCGATCTCACTGCCATTTGCCTCTTTATGGATCAAAACCCCGTGCCTACTCTCTTGGCAGATACTTATTATGCTGTTCATTCCAGGTATGGGACGAAGGGAGCCGTTGGAGGCTgtttaccgttgttatacgagtgGTTCATTTCACACTTGCCTAAAAGTGGACCGTTTGTCACAACAAGAGACTCacagaaatggcctcaaaggacCATGGGGCTTACGGCGAATGACATCGTTTGGTATCACCTTGGGAAAGGGATAGAGGAAGTTATTACTAGATGTGGTAGTTTTGACAACgttcccctcataggaacgaAGGGAGTTATCAATTACAACCCGAGGCTAGCGCTGCGCCAGTTGGGTTTTGCACTAAAGGACAAGCCGTTAGACAAGGAAATATTTGAATCCGTTTGCTTTAAGAAAGGGGCTGATCCAGAGGGTCTAGAAAAAGTGAGGAGCGCCTGGAATAGTATTCATACCGATGACCGAACTTCCTTAGGAGGGAAGAATGCCATTGCTAAACAAGCCTACACTGATTGGGTAAAAGATAGAGTCAAGGAGcgcctgttgcctttcccgaaggttaaaccATTGTATGAACAACCACCTGAAGTTTTAACTGCCACCGTGCCAGCTGAAGACTATACCCAGGTACATGTGGAAAACATCCGGTTGCGTGAGAAGGGGGAAGATGCTAAGATAGAGTACTTCTTGGTGAATCAgaaaagggctgaattagcacatgag ATCATAAAAAAGGCCataaaagaggcagaagagaagcTCAAGCAAAAGTACAGAGAAGACTTGAAGGCCTGCAAGCTCCAGTTAGAAAAAGAGACTAAATATCAGCTGAGGActatgaaaaagaaactggaagatgAGACTACTCAGAGAATAGCAGTCGAAACAcagctgaaaggaagtcacctccgctctgcacgactaacagaagagaatgtCAAACTCAGAAATCAAATGGCAAATATGGAGAATGCACCTGAGaaagattatctcccagaat